The Dendropsophus ebraccatus isolate aDenEbr1 chromosome 3, aDenEbr1.pat, whole genome shotgun sequence genome includes a region encoding these proteins:
- the LOC138786705 gene encoding zinc finger protein 585A-like, translating into MEEWEYVEGHKDQYKDVMLEDQQPLPSAVRSSKRTAPERCPRPLLPQDQDQGEDGNNINAPETDVSSDEQYKEDITTGKDLNYINATVKVVKEEEETYVSSDEQYKKEVTGGKKLKCFNATDISVKEESDEEETDDSSDEQYKEDITTGNRPDDSTRSSGGHQISSEDHITQDTYEEPSTIPDTPSAPHSKDLSSHPVIQVPSSAPSQQADIYREDDEHQRGNTGKTQVSYLQHKKYLTGEKPFSCSECGKCFTRKWVLVYHQRIHTGEKPFSCSECGQCFTRKSVLVYHQRIHTGEKPFSCSECGKCFIMKSHLVKHQQIHTGEKPFSCSDCGKCFTRRSSLVRHQRTHTGEKPFLCSECGKCFYQKSHVLEHQKIHTAKMSFSCSECGKCFIIKSNLVKHQQIHTGEKPFSCSDCGKCFTRRSSLVRHQTTHAGEKPFSCSECGKCFNQKSHVLEHQKIHTAKMSFSCSECGKCFTQKAKLLAHQKIHTGEELFSCSECGKCFSYKSHLVTHQRTHTGEKPFSCLECGKCFTWKSILLGHQKIHTGEKLFSCSECGKRFTCKSNQRKHQKIHTGEKPFSCSECGKCFTWKKILLDHQKIHTGEKPFPCSECGKCFINKSELVKHQRIHTGEKPFSCSDCGKCFTRKSNVLKHQKIHIGEKPFSCSECGKCFTGKSHFVKHQKIHTAKMSFSCSDCGKCFNRKAKLLEHQKNHTGEKPFSCSECGKCFTGKYHLVKHQRIHTGEKPFSCSECGKCFSDKTHLVTHQRTHTGEKPFSCSECGKCFSDKTHLVTHQRTHTGEKPFSCSECGKCFSDKSLLVTHQRIHTGEKPFSCSECGKCFTCKSNQRKHQKIHTGEKPFSCSECGKCFTWKKSLLDHQKIHTGEKPFSCSECKKCFTQKSDLVKHQRIHAGEKPFSCSE; encoded by the exons atggaggagtgggagtatgtagaaggacacaaggatcagtacaaggatgtgatgctggaggatcagcagcccctcccatcagcag tcagatccagtaagagaacagcaccagagagatgtccccgtcctcttctcccacaggatcaggatcag ggagaagatgggaacaatataaatgctccagagacagatgtgagcagtgatgagcagtataaggaggacatcactacagggaaggatctgaactaTATTAATGCCACGGTCAAGgtggtaaaagaagaagaggagacatacgtgagcagtgatgagcagtataagaagGAAGTTACTGGAGGGAAGAAACTGAAGTGTTTTAATGCTACAGACATTAGTGTAAAGGAAGAGTCGgatgaagaagagacagatgacagcagtgatgagcagtataaggaggatatcactacaggtaaccgcccag atgattctaccaggagctcagggggacatcagatctcctcagaggatcatatcacacaagatacatatgaggagccgtccactatcccagatacaccctcagcccctcacagcaaagatctctcatctcatcctgttatacaagtcccatcttctgctccatcacagcaagctgacatttacagagaagacgatgaACATCAAAGAGGAAATACAGGAAAGACTCAGGTTTCATATTTACAACATAAAAAATATcttacaggggagaagccattttcatgttcagaatgtgggaaatgttttactcggaaatGGGTTCTTGTttaccatcaaagaattcacacaggggagaagccattttcatgttcagaatgtggccaatgttttactcggaaatcagTTCTTGTttaccatcaaagaattcacacaggggagaagccattttcatgttcagaatgtgggaaatgttttattatgaaatcacatcttgttaaacatcaacaaattcacacaggggagaagccattttcatgttcagattgtgggaaatgttttactcggagATCATCTCTTGTtagacatcagagaactcacacaggggagaagccatttttatgttcagaatgtggaaaatgtttttatcAGAAGTCACATGTTCTTGAACATCAAAAAATCCACACGGCGAAGatgtcattttcatgttcagaatgtgggaaatgttttattataaaatcaaatcttgttaaacatcaacaaattcacacaggggagaagccattttcatgttcagattgtgggaaatgttttactcggagATCATCTCTTGTTAGACATCAGACAACTCAcgcaggggaaaagccattttcatgttcagaatgtggaaaatgttttaatcagAAGTCACATGTTcttgaacatcaaaaaattcacacggcGAAGatgtcattttcatgttcagaatgtgggaaatgttttactcagaaagcaAAGCTCCTTgcacatcaaaaaattcacacaggggaggagctattttcatgttcagaatgtggaaaatgtttttcttacaaatcacaTCTCGttacgcatcagagaactcacacaggggagaagcctttttcatgtttagaatgtgggaaatgttttacttggaaatcaaTTCTTCTtggacatcaaaaaattcacacaggggagaagctattttcatgttcagaatgtgggaagcgTTTTACTTGCAAGTCAAATCAAcgtaaacatcaaaaaattcacacaggggagaagccattttcttgttcagaatgtggaaaatgttttacttggaaaaaAATTCTTCTCGATCATCAAaagattcacacaggggagaagccatttccatgttcagaatgcgggaaatgttttattaataaatcagagcttgttaaacatcaaagaattcacactggagagaagccattttcatgttcagattgtgggaaatgttttactcggaaatcaaATGTTcttaaacatcaaaaaattcacataggggagaagccattttcatgttcagaatgtgggaaatgttttactgggaAATCGCATtttgttaaacatcaaaaaattcacacggcGAAGatgtcattttcatgttcagactgtgggaaatgttttaatcggAAAGCAAAGCTCCTTGAACATCAAAAaaatcacacaggggagaagccattttcatgttcagaatgtgggaaatgttttactgggaAATaccatcttgttaaacatcaacgaattcacacaggggagaagccattttcatgttcagaatgtggaaaatgtttttctgacAAAACACATCTCGttacgcatcagagaactcacacaggggagaagcctttttcatgttcagaatgtggaaaatgtttttctgacAAAACACATCTCGttacgcatcagagaactcacacaggggagaagcctttttcatgttcagaatgtggaaaatgtttttctgacAAATCACTTCTCGTTacgcatcagagaattcacacaggagagaagccattttcatgttcagaatgtgggaagtgttttacttGCAAGTCAAATCAAcgtaaacatcaaaaaattcacacaggggagaagccattttcttgttcagaatgtggaaaatgttttacttggaaaaaAAGTCTTCTTgatcatcaaaaaattcacacaggggagaagccattttcatgttcagaatgtaagaaatgttttactcagaaatcagatcttgttaaacatcaaagaattcatgcaggagagaagccattttcatgttcagaatga